In Thermoanaerobaculales bacterium, one DNA window encodes the following:
- a CDS encoding DMT family transporter, translating into MEAPFPHAGELAALATACCWTTSALAFEAAGRRVGSLALNLIRLVPAALLLAAYSWVVRGVAFPVDASAHAWLWLSLSGLVGFTVGDLCLFRAFVRVGARVSMLLMATVPPITTLLGLLIMDEVLSPRQLLGMALAVAGVSSVVLERRPDAAGRPQRLPADGILLGLGGAVGQSLGLVLSKVGMGSYDAFAATQIRVLAGIAGLAVVFTVIGWWPRVKIALADRPAMLPTGIGAFFGPFLGVSLSLVAIKYAFAGVAATLMALVPVLIIPASVLVFGERVSRTAVLGAVVAVAGGALLF; encoded by the coding sequence GTGGAGGCCCCGTTTCCCCATGCCGGTGAGCTCGCCGCGCTCGCGACCGCCTGCTGCTGGACGACCAGCGCCCTGGCCTTCGAGGCAGCAGGCCGGCGGGTCGGCTCGCTCGCTCTGAATCTGATCCGGCTGGTGCCGGCAGCGCTGCTGCTGGCCGCGTACTCCTGGGTGGTGCGCGGGGTGGCATTCCCGGTCGACGCCTCGGCGCACGCCTGGCTGTGGCTGTCGCTGTCGGGGCTGGTCGGCTTCACGGTGGGCGACCTCTGCCTGTTCCGGGCGTTCGTGCGGGTCGGCGCCCGCGTCTCCATGCTGCTGATGGCCACGGTGCCGCCGATCACGACCCTGCTCGGGCTGCTGATCATGGACGAGGTGCTGTCGCCGCGGCAGCTGCTCGGCATGGCCCTCGCCGTGGCCGGGGTCTCCTCGGTGGTGCTGGAGCGCCGGCCTGACGCCGCGGGACGGCCGCAGCGGCTGCCGGCCGACGGCATCCTGCTCGGGCTCGGCGGAGCGGTCGGGCAGTCGCTCGGCCTGGTCCTGTCGAAGGTCGGCATGGGCTCCTACGACGCGTTCGCCGCCACCCAGATCCGGGTGCTGGCCGGGATCGCCGGCCTGGCGGTCGTGTTCACCGTCATCGGCTGGTGGCCGCGCGTCAAGATCGCCCTCGCCGACCGGCCGGCGATGCTGCCGACCGGCATCGGGGCGTTCTTCGGTCCCTTCCTGGGGGTGTCGCTGTCGCTGGTGGCGATCAAGTACGCCTTCGCCGGGGTCGCTGCGACCCTGATGGCGCTGGTCCCGGTGCTCATCATCCCGGCGTCGGTGCTGGTGTTCGGAGAGAGGGTGTCGCGCACGGCCGTGCTCGGCGCCGTGGTGGCGGTGGCCGGCGGCGCGCTGCTCTTCTGA
- a CDS encoding FG-GAP-like repeat-containing protein translates to MKRTPRMAVLLSIVVLGSMSFSSGPVAAAPTGGEPPAGNGAPARLETATPAPSSGAEMPAGAAVAPPVPSDALVAGWPVNLSSPGAGFPYTPTLFDVDGDGAEEIFLTGGNTFGLKGDGTFLPGWPTTEHQYMGYGTNDQKPGPSAADVDGDGDVEIMWSERDWYAGSAHMWCFNGRNADGSNMPGFPQEAPDDFSNALDVPFVLGDVDGDGDLEAWGPHSLGNAFVHYRISAFDHLGAKLFTRDLGLTENTLSLYFGDLDGSGAREMFAATLDDNTTLYLHAFDADGNDLAGFPVVLYTLAGEYLPFGPPVAADLDGDADLELLVGTWSGGTARVRAFHHDGSACAGFPIDIASNLQLFYLGLGDLTGDGVPELIATGKILSSDYRVYAIDLATGAALAGWPYALPHWPEGFPTVADVDGDGYQDVAISTDGGDVRAVAGTGQLLAGYPLSMSAASISGVAAGDIDGDGLFELVAATWDGFVYAWDTAGPALPGRADWPMRNVNARNTGVFGDLGAGAIFSDGFESGDTGMWSLAVP, encoded by the coding sequence ATGAAGCGCACACCTCGGATGGCCGTTCTGCTGTCGATCGTGGTGCTCGGGTCGATGTCCTTTTCCTCGGGCCCCGTCGCGGCCGCGCCGACCGGCGGGGAGCCGCCGGCCGGGAACGGCGCGCCGGCCAGGCTGGAGACGGCGACGCCGGCGCCGTCGAGCGGCGCCGAGATGCCAGCCGGCGCGGCGGTCGCGCCACCCGTGCCGAGCGACGCCCTGGTGGCGGGCTGGCCGGTCAACCTCAGCTCGCCGGGAGCAGGGTTCCCCTACACGCCGACCCTGTTCGACGTCGATGGTGACGGGGCGGAAGAGATCTTTCTCACCGGCGGCAACACCTTCGGCCTCAAGGGCGACGGCACCTTCCTGCCCGGCTGGCCGACCACCGAGCACCAGTACATGGGTTACGGCACCAACGATCAGAAGCCCGGCCCGTCGGCGGCCGACGTCGACGGCGACGGCGACGTCGAGATCATGTGGTCGGAGCGCGACTGGTACGCGGGCAGCGCCCACATGTGGTGCTTCAACGGCCGCAATGCCGACGGCAGCAACATGCCCGGCTTCCCTCAGGAAGCGCCGGACGACTTCTCCAACGCGCTCGACGTGCCGTTCGTGCTCGGCGATGTCGATGGCGACGGCGACCTCGAGGCGTGGGGCCCCCACTCGCTCGGCAACGCCTTCGTCCACTACCGCATCTCGGCCTTCGACCACCTCGGCGCCAAGCTCTTCACGCGCGATCTCGGCCTGACCGAGAACACGCTGTCGCTCTACTTCGGCGATCTCGACGGCAGCGGCGCGCGGGAGATGTTCGCGGCGACACTGGACGACAACACCACCTTGTACCTCCACGCGTTCGACGCCGACGGCAACGACCTCGCAGGGTTCCCGGTCGTCCTCTACACGCTGGCCGGAGAGTACCTGCCCTTCGGCCCCCCGGTCGCGGCGGACCTCGATGGCGACGCCGACCTGGAGCTGCTCGTCGGGACCTGGAGCGGCGGCACCGCGCGGGTCAGGGCGTTCCACCATGACGGCAGCGCCTGCGCAGGCTTCCCGATCGACATCGCCTCCAACCTCCAGCTCTTCTACCTCGGCCTCGGCGACCTCACCGGCGACGGTGTGCCGGAGCTCATCGCCACCGGCAAGATCCTGAGCTCGGACTACCGGGTCTATGCCATCGACCTCGCCACCGGCGCGGCCCTCGCGGGCTGGCCGTACGCGCTGCCCCACTGGCCCGAGGGCTTTCCCACCGTCGCCGACGTCGACGGCGACGGCTACCAGGATGTCGCGATCTCGACCGATGGCGGCGACGTGCGGGCGGTTGCCGGCACCGGCCAGCTGCTCGCGGGCTATCCGTTGTCGATGAGCGCCGCCTCGATCTCCGGCGTCGCCGCCGGTGACATCGACGGCGACGGGCTCTTCGAGCTGGTCGCCGCGACCTGGGACGGCTTCGTCTACGCCTGGGACACCGCCGGTCCGGCGCTGCCAGGCCGCGCCGACTGGCCGATGCGCAACGTCAACGCGCGCAACACCGGCGTGTTCGGCGACCTCGGCGCCGGCGCCATCTTCAGCGACGGCTTCGAGAGCGGCGACACCGGCATGTGGTCCCTGGCGGTGCCCTGA
- a CDS encoding PAS domain S-box protein, whose product MVESMPAQLASRIRAWLRGWGRSVRSDAGRAPGEAGADIDLTERTRIERTLAAHRQLLEIMVNQMPTAVCLIRGSDLRLHLVNPAYQAIAPGKAMLGRTLDEIWPETGQDFAAICGRVLETGEPHQVVDELNMIRRRPDGPLEPAYFSWSVHRVQLPGGEGWGLVNAAWETTARRQVENQVKRLAEQRRLALDAAKLGWWEYNPTTRIAEWDDGYKAIFGVAGYSQPNDEILQQIIHPEDLSGLWAKVEAALNPADPRPFSAQYRINRPDGQMRWVQAYGIARFEGEGGARRAVAFIGTVEDITDRKKADEALRLRTEELTALLDALPAYVWFGDAECRLITGNRAANELIGVAPGSNVSQSVVANGQVPSLCQLKPDGTEYRADELPMQRAIATRQPVLGTVIDFSFPDGRHVQTVGNAVPLFDIDGEVRGSVAAFMDVTTCAEAEKALRESEARLRQALEAGEVFTFEWDPASDTVLRSPNSGPILGWDSDATRDTGQSFFAAIHPADREAFVSTVTRLTPEHPAYVATYRYVRRGDGREVVLEETGRAVFADTGTMVSVRGLTRDVTERKRAEEALRESAARLRLAQDSAGAGMWDWDFGTGKLEWSEELFRLFGLDPATHEASFESWGAVIHPEDRQLAERRIEAAVANHAPLASEYRVVLPSGEVRWISALGQALYDADGTPLRMSGICIDISGVKQVEDDLRQSENRYRTLFESMAEGFALHEMILDGQGRPVDYRFLEVNPSFARLTGLDPQAIIGRTVRDVIPTVEDSWIETYGRVAETGVSERFERHLTALGRWYEVYAYSPAPGRFAAAFTDITARKETEAALRQSREDLDRAQEVGQIGSWRLDVRRNVLTWSDENFRIFGAPPGAPQTYQTFLEAVHPDDREYVDAKWNAGLRGEPYDIEHRIVADGLVKWVREKAFLEFDDGGTLLGGFGITQDITERKRAEDQLRESLAEKELLLREIHHRVKNNLQVVSSLVNLQADALADPALRGVFREVQSRVQSMALIHEKLYESGGLARLNFADYAASLTQSIWSAHGAGGLGMRLRLDVEPVALSVATAVPCGLILNELVSNALKHAFPSGGGTVTVGLAHETGTGRLCLRVCDDGIGLPAGLDWRRARTLGLRLVQMLARQLDGSVDTGPGPGTEFRISFDAKEADGASAPTDAAGSAGSRSCR is encoded by the coding sequence GTGGTCGAGAGCATGCCTGCACAGCTCGCCTCTCGAATCCGAGCGTGGCTGAGGGGTTGGGGCCGCTCGGTTCGGAGTGACGCCGGGCGGGCGCCCGGGGAAGCCGGCGCCGACATCGACCTCACCGAGCGTACGCGGATCGAGCGGACGCTGGCCGCCCACCGCCAGCTGCTCGAGATCATGGTCAACCAGATGCCGACAGCTGTGTGCCTCATTCGCGGGAGCGATCTGCGGCTGCACCTCGTGAACCCGGCCTACCAGGCGATCGCGCCCGGCAAGGCGATGCTCGGCAGGACCCTGGACGAGATCTGGCCGGAGACCGGGCAGGACTTCGCCGCGATCTGCGGCCGCGTCCTGGAGACCGGCGAGCCGCATCAGGTGGTGGATGAGCTCAACATGATCCGGCGGCGGCCGGACGGTCCGCTGGAGCCGGCGTATTTCAGCTGGTCGGTGCACCGCGTGCAGCTGCCCGGGGGCGAAGGCTGGGGGCTGGTCAACGCCGCCTGGGAGACCACGGCGCGACGGCAGGTCGAGAACCAGGTGAAGCGCCTGGCCGAACAACGCCGGCTCGCTCTGGACGCCGCCAAGCTCGGATGGTGGGAGTACAACCCCACCACCCGGATTGCCGAGTGGGACGACGGCTACAAGGCCATCTTCGGCGTGGCGGGCTACAGCCAACCCAACGACGAGATCCTCCAGCAGATCATCCATCCCGAGGATCTGAGCGGGCTGTGGGCCAAGGTGGAGGCGGCGCTCAACCCGGCCGACCCGCGGCCATTCTCGGCCCAGTACCGCATCAACCGGCCTGACGGCCAGATGCGCTGGGTCCAGGCCTACGGCATCGCGAGGTTCGAAGGCGAAGGTGGCGCCCGCCGGGCGGTGGCCTTCATCGGGACGGTCGAGGACATCACCGACCGGAAGAAGGCCGACGAGGCGCTGCGCCTGCGAACCGAGGAGCTGACGGCGCTGCTCGATGCGTTGCCGGCCTACGTCTGGTTTGGCGACGCCGAGTGCCGCCTCATCACCGGCAACCGGGCCGCCAACGAGCTGATCGGCGTCGCTCCCGGCAGCAACGTCTCGCAGAGCGTCGTCGCAAACGGCCAGGTCCCCTCCCTGTGCCAGCTCAAACCAGACGGCACCGAGTACCGGGCAGACGAGCTGCCGATGCAGCGCGCCATCGCCACGCGCCAGCCGGTGCTGGGCACAGTGATCGACTTCAGCTTTCCGGATGGCCGCCACGTGCAGACGGTCGGCAACGCCGTGCCGCTGTTCGACATCGACGGCGAAGTGCGCGGCTCAGTCGCCGCGTTCATGGACGTCACCACGTGTGCCGAGGCCGAGAAGGCGCTCCGGGAGAGCGAAGCGCGCCTGCGCCAGGCCCTCGAGGCCGGTGAGGTGTTCACCTTCGAGTGGGACCCGGCCAGCGACACGGTCCTCCGCTCCCCCAACTCCGGTCCCATCTTGGGCTGGGACTCCGACGCGACTCGCGACACCGGCCAGAGCTTCTTCGCGGCGATCCACCCGGCGGATCGGGAGGCGTTTGTCAGTACCGTCACCCGCCTCACGCCTGAGCATCCGGCGTACGTCGCCACCTATCGCTACGTGCGCCGCGGCGACGGTCGCGAGGTCGTGCTCGAGGAGACGGGCCGCGCCGTCTTCGCCGACACGGGCACGATGGTCAGCGTGCGAGGGTTGACGCGGGATGTCACCGAGCGCAAGCGGGCGGAGGAGGCCCTTCGCGAGAGCGCCGCGAGATTGCGGCTCGCGCAGGACTCGGCCGGAGCCGGGATGTGGGACTGGGACTTCGGCACCGGCAAGCTCGAGTGGTCCGAGGAGCTGTTCCGCCTGTTCGGCCTCGATCCCGCGACCCACGAGGCCAGCTTCGAGTCGTGGGGGGCTGTAATCCACCCCGAGGATCGCCAGCTTGCCGAGCGGCGCATCGAGGCGGCCGTCGCCAACCACGCCCCCCTCGCGAGCGAGTACCGAGTCGTGCTGCCGTCGGGAGAGGTCCGCTGGATCAGCGCCCTCGGCCAGGCCCTCTACGACGCCGACGGCACCCCCCTGCGCATGTCCGGCATCTGCATCGACATCTCCGGCGTCAAGCAGGTGGAGGACGACCTCCGTCAGAGCGAGAACCGATACCGGACGCTGTTCGAGTCGATGGCCGAGGGCTTCGCCCTGCACGAGATGATCCTCGACGGGCAGGGGCGGCCGGTTGACTACCGATTCCTGGAGGTCAATCCGTCGTTCGCCCGGCTGACCGGGCTCGACCCTCAGGCGATCATCGGGCGGACCGTGCGTGACGTCATCCCGACGGTCGAAGACTCTTGGATCGAGACCTACGGCCGGGTCGCTGAGACGGGAGTGAGCGAGCGGTTCGAGCGCCATTTGACGGCCTTGGGGCGCTGGTACGAGGTCTACGCGTACTCCCCGGCCCCGGGGCGGTTCGCGGCCGCCTTCACGGACATCACCGCGCGCAAGGAAACGGAGGCGGCGCTGCGGCAGAGCCGTGAAGACCTGGACCGGGCCCAGGAGGTCGGACAGATCGGATCGTGGCGGCTGGATGTGCGGCGCAACGTTCTGACCTGGTCCGACGAGAACTTCCGCATTTTCGGGGCGCCTCCCGGGGCTCCGCAAACCTACCAGACGTTTCTCGAGGCCGTGCACCCGGACGACCGCGAGTATGTCGACGCCAAGTGGAACGCGGGGCTGCGGGGCGAACCCTACGACATCGAGCACCGCATCGTCGCCGACGGGCTGGTCAAGTGGGTGCGGGAGAAGGCATTCCTGGAGTTCGACGACGGCGGCACCCTGCTGGGTGGCTTCGGGATCACCCAGGACATCACCGAGCGCAAGCGGGCCGAGGACCAGCTCCGGGAGTCGTTGGCCGAGAAGGAGCTGCTGCTGCGCGAGATCCACCACCGGGTGAAGAACAACCTCCAGGTCGTCTCCAGCCTGGTCAACCTCCAGGCCGACGCGCTCGCCGACCCGGCCTTGCGCGGTGTGTTCAGGGAGGTGCAGAGCCGGGTCCAGTCGATGGCCCTGATCCACGAAAAGCTCTACGAGTCGGGCGGGCTGGCCCGGCTGAACTTCGCCGACTACGCCGCGAGTCTGACGCAGTCGATCTGGAGCGCTCACGGAGCGGGGGGCCTCGGCATGCGGCTGCGGCTCGACGTCGAGCCGGTGGCACTGTCGGTCGCGACCGCGGTTCCCTGCGGGCTGATCCTGAACGAGCTCGTCAGCAACGCCCTCAAGCACGCCTTCCCCTCCGGCGGCGGCACGGTGACGGTGGGCCTGGCCCACGAGACCGGAACCGGACGGCTGTGCCTGCGGGTGTGCGACGACGGCATTGGTTTGCCGGCGGGCCTCGACTGGCGCCGCGCCCGAACGCTCGGGCTTCGTCTTGTCCAGATGCTGGCACGGCAGCTCGACGGCAGCGTCGACACCGGCCCCGGGCCCGGCACCGAGTTCCGCATCAGCTTCGACGCGAAGGAGGCGGATGGGGCGTCGGCGCCGACGGATGCGGCGGGCTCGGCGGGCAGCCGGAGCTGTAGATGA
- a CDS encoding sigma 54-interacting transcriptional regulator, giving the protein MLAEIAELASRTLELHEVFDQVADSLRRLIPLDGMLVVRAVDFDRAVVHAATCDVDRRLCENRLARPWEPFPLTAWSPRLRPRDELIPPLADAEAELDPEFPVDRRILDAGIRSALWEPFRMRDRFTGGLLVTASTPRAFVRHHQPTLRPVAALLGSAVEHWRIWDADRRRRERLDQLDALLGTLAESLDVREVFGRLSAAIQPVLAHDLMGLTEVDLRAGTLQCVAAAGEADIPMPTHKIPLTRQEHELRADFEILDDIPAQISPITERERLLIATGMRSWLRVPVRLSGEIKGSLSLFRRSPSAFQRDDAEVALRMADRIAVTLSLQRLAEEARIASEARDRAERLEEAVATLTRELETRGTGRVVGRSPGWRDALLKVERVASSETTVLITGESGTGKEIVARLIHDGSARARRPFVAVNCAALPEQLLESELFGHERGAFTGAVATRIGRLEQAAGGTLFLDEIGEMSQLVQAKLLRVLQEREFQRLGGTRPLSADARVVAATNRDLETAIARGQFREDLYYRLNVFQIHLPPLRERRDDIPALAEAFLEELGPATGRPAAGISRDAHQWMLGYPWPGNIRELRNAIERALLLCDGGLITREHLPAPVTRPAAARVAGEHGLLDPTAPLPPSGLSLDALERNLVERALLQCGGNKSRAARLLGLTRSQLYSRIERHNLGG; this is encoded by the coding sequence GTGCTGGCGGAAATCGCCGAGCTCGCCTCGCGGACGCTCGAGCTGCACGAGGTCTTCGACCAGGTCGCCGACTCCCTGCGGCGGCTGATTCCCCTCGACGGGATGCTGGTGGTCCGCGCCGTGGACTTCGACCGCGCGGTCGTCCACGCGGCGACCTGCGATGTCGATCGGCGCCTGTGTGAGAACCGGCTCGCCCGACCCTGGGAGCCGTTCCCCCTGACGGCATGGTCGCCGCGGCTGCGGCCACGCGACGAGCTGATCCCTCCGCTCGCGGATGCCGAGGCGGAGCTCGACCCCGAATTTCCCGTCGATCGCCGGATCCTCGACGCCGGCATCCGATCGGCCCTCTGGGAGCCGTTCCGAATGCGTGACAGGTTCACGGGGGGCCTGCTGGTCACCGCATCAACGCCGCGCGCCTTCGTGCGCCATCACCAGCCCACGCTGCGGCCGGTCGCCGCGCTGCTCGGCTCGGCGGTCGAGCACTGGCGGATCTGGGACGCCGACCGGCGCCGCCGCGAGCGGCTCGACCAGCTCGACGCGCTGCTCGGCACCCTCGCCGAGTCACTGGACGTCCGCGAGGTGTTCGGGCGGCTGTCGGCGGCGATCCAACCCGTGCTCGCGCACGACCTGATGGGCTTGACCGAGGTCGACCTGCGTGCGGGCACCCTGCAGTGCGTGGCGGCCGCCGGCGAGGCCGACATCCCGATGCCGACGCACAAGATCCCGCTCACCCGGCAGGAGCACGAGCTGCGGGCCGACTTCGAGATTCTCGACGACATCCCGGCGCAGATCTCCCCAATCACCGAGCGCGAGCGGCTGCTGATCGCGACCGGCATGCGCTCGTGGTTGCGGGTGCCCGTCCGCCTCTCCGGCGAGATCAAGGGAAGCCTCAGCCTCTTCCGGCGGAGCCCTTCAGCGTTTCAGCGCGACGACGCGGAGGTCGCCCTCCGGATGGCCGACCGGATCGCCGTGACGCTCTCGCTGCAGCGGCTGGCCGAGGAGGCGCGAATCGCCAGCGAGGCGCGCGACCGCGCCGAACGGCTCGAGGAGGCGGTCGCAACCCTGACCCGCGAGCTCGAGACCAGGGGGACGGGCCGGGTGGTCGGCAGGTCGCCGGGCTGGCGCGACGCGCTGCTCAAGGTCGAGCGAGTCGCAAGCTCGGAGACGACGGTGCTCATCACCGGCGAGTCCGGAACCGGCAAGGAGATCGTCGCCCGCCTCATCCACGACGGTTCGGCGCGGGCGCGCAGGCCGTTCGTGGCCGTCAACTGCGCGGCGCTGCCGGAGCAGCTTCTCGAATCCGAGCTGTTCGGCCACGAGCGGGGTGCGTTCACCGGGGCCGTCGCGACCCGGATCGGGCGCCTCGAGCAGGCCGCAGGCGGCACGCTCTTCCTCGACGAGATCGGCGAGATGAGCCAGCTCGTCCAGGCGAAGCTGCTGCGCGTGCTCCAGGAGCGGGAGTTCCAGCGTCTCGGCGGCACCCGCCCCCTGAGCGCCGACGCCCGGGTGGTCGCGGCGACCAACCGCGACCTGGAGACGGCGATCGCCCGGGGCCAGTTCCGCGAGGATCTCTACTACCGGCTCAACGTCTTCCAGATCCACCTCCCCCCCCTGCGCGAGCGGCGGGACGACATCCCGGCGCTTGCCGAGGCGTTTCTCGAGGAGCTCGGTCCGGCGACCGGGCGCCCGGCCGCGGGGATCTCCCGCGATGCCCACCAGTGGATGCTCGGCTACCCCTGGCCGGGCAACATCCGCGAGCTGCGCAACGCGATCGAGCGCGCCCTGCTGCTGTGCGACGGCGGGCTGATCACCCGCGAACACCTGCCGGCGCCGGTAACGCGACCGGCCGCGGCACGCGTCGCGGGCGAGCACGGCCTGCTCGACCCGACCGCGCCCCTGCCGCCCAGCGGGCTCAGCCTCGACGCGCTCGAACGAAACCTCGTCGAGCGGGCGCTGCTCCAGTGCGGCGGCAACAAGTCTCGGGCCGCGCGCCTGCTCGGTCTCACGCGCTCCCAGCTCTACTCGCGGATCGAGCGCCATAACCTCGGCGGTTAG
- a CDS encoding Os1348 family NHLP clan protein: MSQCNVERVIGRLVTDEGFRRRFAESPAATLRSLTDQGVELNAFELRALAAIDPGQVGRFARTLQPWIQKVELEGDHS, translated from the coding sequence ATGAGCCAGTGCAACGTCGAGCGGGTGATCGGGCGACTGGTGACCGACGAGGGCTTCCGACGCCGATTCGCCGAGTCCCCGGCCGCGACCCTCCGGTCGCTGACCGACCAGGGCGTCGAGCTCAACGCGTTCGAGCTGCGGGCGCTGGCTGCGATCGATCCCGGGCAGGTGGGGCGCTTCGCCCGGACGCTCCAGCCCTGGATCCAGAAGGTCGAGCTCGAGGGAGATCACTCATGA
- a CDS encoding TolC family protein, translating into MSRIGFRRSIAHAVLPWLLSAAAAGLAVAADRPAAPPQPLSTEEVGRPLTLEDAIAGALTKNEGILIERTSVDSADASVEGAKGAYDPLLAVDLGWRSMTLPVNSAFSGAPEGELAPTDRNTGATASLEQLLPTGGRVAVIADSFRDTTDDAFALLSPAYQTRLGLELRQPLLRNRAIDAARVAVRVAAADREEAGESLQREVADTVAAVERAYWLVVATRRAIGVQEDAVDLASQQLEETDARIESGAAPETEAAQPRAELERRRGDLLATLEVASRAENMLKELILGDDPAAWAERLEPVDEIAIAPETVDIAESMDRALESRPEIQAAEAFAKRRRAEAAFARNQVQPALDLVLGYDRFGLAGTANPEGSGIPGLPGEVPPELDGGYSDALGQLGEGDFDDARIALQLAVPIGNRTARAAARVADNAEVQAEAEVRRLRKAIRAEVLDAAAATATAGARIDAARASREAAEVQLAAETERFQAGLSTNFLVLTRQNDLAAARLDEIEALTDYRIALTAMSRATGSLLDERRIVID; encoded by the coding sequence ATGAGCCGCATCGGATTCCGCCGGTCGATCGCGCACGCCGTGCTGCCATGGCTGCTCTCGGCCGCAGCGGCCGGCCTCGCCGTGGCGGCCGACCGGCCCGCAGCGCCGCCGCAGCCGCTGTCGACCGAGGAGGTGGGGCGACCGCTGACCCTCGAGGACGCGATCGCCGGCGCGCTCACGAAGAACGAGGGCATCCTCATCGAACGGACGTCGGTCGACTCCGCCGATGCCTCGGTCGAGGGTGCGAAGGGCGCCTACGACCCACTGCTCGCCGTCGACCTGGGCTGGCGTTCGATGACCCTCCCGGTCAACTCCGCGTTCTCGGGAGCCCCGGAAGGCGAGCTCGCGCCGACCGACCGAAACACCGGGGCGACGGCGTCGCTCGAGCAACTCCTCCCCACGGGCGGCCGCGTCGCCGTCATCGCGGACTCGTTCCGCGACACGACCGACGACGCCTTCGCGCTGCTGTCGCCAGCCTACCAGACCCGGCTCGGATTGGAGCTTCGCCAGCCGCTGCTGCGCAACCGGGCGATCGACGCCGCTCGGGTCGCCGTCCGGGTGGCCGCTGCCGACCGCGAGGAGGCCGGCGAGTCGCTGCAGCGCGAGGTCGCGGACACCGTCGCCGCCGTCGAGCGCGCGTACTGGCTCGTGGTCGCGACCCGGCGCGCGATCGGGGTGCAGGAGGACGCCGTCGACCTCGCCTCCCAGCAGCTCGAGGAGACCGACGCCCGGATCGAAAGCGGCGCCGCCCCCGAGACCGAGGCGGCCCAGCCGCGCGCCGAGCTCGAACGGCGGCGGGGCGACCTGCTCGCCACCCTGGAGGTGGCATCCCGAGCCGAGAACATGCTCAAGGAGCTGATCCTCGGCGACGACCCGGCGGCATGGGCCGAGCGACTCGAGCCGGTCGACGAGATCGCGATCGCGCCGGAGACGGTCGACATCGCGGAGTCGATGGACCGCGCGCTCGAGTCCCGGCCCGAGATCCAGGCGGCGGAGGCCTTTGCCAAGCGCCGGCGGGCCGAGGCCGCCTTCGCCCGCAACCAGGTGCAGCCCGCCCTTGACCTGGTGCTCGGCTACGACCGGTTCGGCCTCGCCGGCACGGCAAACCCGGAGGGCTCAGGGATCCCCGGGCTGCCCGGTGAGGTGCCGCCCGAGCTCGACGGCGGCTACTCGGACGCGCTCGGCCAGCTCGGGGAGGGTGACTTCGACGACGCCCGGATCGCGCTCCAGCTCGCTGTCCCGATCGGCAACCGCACCGCGCGGGCGGCCGCCCGCGTCGCCGACAACGCCGAGGTCCAGGCCGAGGCCGAGGTCCGCCGGCTCCGCAAGGCGATCCGGGCCGAGGTGCTTGACGCCGCAGCCGCCACCGCGACGGCCGGGGCCCGGATCGACGCCGCCCGCGCCTCCCGCGAGGCGGCCGAGGTGCAGCTCGCGGCCGAGACGGAGCGCTTCCAGGCCGGACTGTCGACGAACTTCCTCGTGCTCACCCGCCAGAACGACCTCGCCGCCGCCCGGCTCGACGAGATCGAGGCACTTACCGACTACCGCATCGCGCTGACCGCGATGTCCCGAGCCACCGGCTCGCTGCTCGACGAGCGGCGGATCGTGATCGACTGA